CCCAATCCGCTCAGGAATGGGGGCAATTGTTGGCCATGTCGCTCGTCTCTATCGTACCTGCTACACTCGTGTTCATGTTCCTGCAGAAACACTTTGTTGAAGGTATTGCTACGACTGGAATTAAAGGATAAAATGAAGGGCATCATCCCTATGCTTACATGCGGTAAAGCGATGAACAGTTTTGTTCGCTGCTTTACCGCTCTTTCTCATTTCGTGATTGGAGGAAGTAGACTAGCATGACTAACCCTTTTAAGAAATTCAGGATCGACCGACTCTTCTTCTATCTGTTCTCGGCTGTGATCGTGATCATCATCGCTTTGATTGCTTGGACAAGCTATAGCATCTCATCGAAGGCGCTGGTGCGGACTACCTCACACTACCAGCAGCAGTTGTTGGATGAGCTGAACAATGAGATTACGACGCGGCTCCTAACGATCGAGCAAGTCTCACTATCGACCTCCCGCGACTATGAACTGATTACTTTTCTTATGAACAAAAAGGATGAATATGATCGCTACCGAAGATATGTTGGCGTACAGAATGCACTGGCCAATTTGACCTACTCGATCCCTTTGATACAGGGGATTGATCTGTATATGGACCGCCCTTTTCAAGGTGAAACGAAGTACTACATTCAATTTCGGGATATTAACGATTTGAATAGGCAGGAATGGTCCCATGTTTTGGATAAAAATGATTTCGCCTGGAGTAGTGAGCATGAAGTGACCAGCTTTCAGGGGGACGTTCCCGTGCTTAGCTTCGCCCGGAAGATTATGTACGATGATAACTTTCTAGGGGTCCTTGTCATCCATATCAAAGCCGAGGAGATTCGATCTCTATTGTCAGGGAATACTGCCGGTTCGAACCGGATGATGACGAATTCGGCGGGCGAGCAGATTGTGAAGATCGGCCATGTACTGAATCAGAACGAGTTGTCCAAGTGGATTGATCTGAAGGATCAGCAGTCCGGTTATGTTCATATTCGCGCCAACTCGAATGTAGGCGATTCTCTGCTAGTGTATTCCAAGCTGGACAATTCCAATTGGACTCTAATCGAGATGACGTCCTGGAACCAGATTACACAGGACAGCTTCAGGTTGGCCGAGGTGATCGCGCTAATTGGTATTGCTGCCGTCCTGATCGTCTTGCTGCTGACACACTATATTAGCAGACAGTTCACGAAGCCGATCAAAGAATTGGTGGCAGCGATGAGAATGTATTCAGTAGAGGGCAATAATGTGGAGTTGTCTGCTGATTATGAGAATGAATTCGGTTATCTGTTCTCAGGTTACCGTAAGCAAAATGAACGGATTGAGGAGCTGTACCAGTCCGTGCAGCTTCGTTATGAGCAGCAGCGCAAGGCAGAGATTGAGGCGCTGCAGGCTAATATTAACCCTCATTTCCTCTATAATATGCTAGATCAGTTGAATTGGATGGCGATTGAAGCCGGACAGGATGAGCTCAGTCGGATCTTGGAACTGATGGGCCGCATGTTTCGAATCGGCTTGTCCAATGGAGACACCTTCATTACAATTGGCGACGAATTGGAGCATATCAAGAGTTATCTGGAGATCCAGCAATTGCGCTGGGGTGGAGGGTTGCA
The window above is part of the Paenibacillus lutimineralis genome. Proteins encoded here:
- a CDS encoding sensor histidine kinase, whose translation is MTNPFKKFRIDRLFFYLFSAVIVIIIALIAWTSYSISSKALVRTTSHYQQQLLDELNNEITTRLLTIEQVSLSTSRDYELITFLMNKKDEYDRYRRYVGVQNALANLTYSIPLIQGIDLYMDRPFQGETKYYIQFRDINDLNRQEWSHVLDKNDFAWSSEHEVTSFQGDVPVLSFARKIMYDDNFLGVLVIHIKAEEIRSLLSGNTAGSNRMMTNSAGEQIVKIGHVLNQNELSKWIDLKDQQSGYVHIRANSNVGDSLLVYSKLDNSNWTLIEMTSWNQITQDSFRLAEVIALIGIAAVLIVLLLTHYISRQFTKPIKELVAAMRMYSVEGNNVELSADYENEFGYLFSGYRKQNERIEELYQSVQLRYEQQRKAEIEALQANINPHFLYNMLDQLNWMAIEAGQDELSRILELMGRMFRIGLSNGDTFITIGDELEHIKSYLEIQQLRWGGGLQYAIDAPVELRPFFIPKLTLQPFVENSIVHGFNKRLHGYVHIKLTAYEDSLFIIIDDDGSGLTRAVDEQQKRRTGGYGIRNVRERIAGYFGEEYGITLRDREVGGTRVEIILPLLTKPPA